In Deltaproteobacteria bacterium, the genomic window GGGAAAAGGAGGTCACCTTTGATATCCCCATCGTGGTAAATGATCGGGTAGAGTACTTCATAGAGTACTTTAAGACCACGCACAAAAAGGAGTTTGCCCTCTGGTTGAAGAGGTCCGGCAAATACATCCCGATGATGAAAGAGCTCTTAAAGGAAAACGGACTGCCCGAGGACCTGGTTTATTTGGCCATGATCGAAAGTGGTTTCAATCCCAAGGCCTACTCACGCCGTAGGGCATCGGGGCCCTGGCAGTTTGTCTATCGGACTGGAAAGAGATACAGCCTGGTGGTCAACTGGTGGATAGATGAGCGAAGAAACCCAGAAAAGTCCACCATCGCCGCCGCCAGGTATCTGAAGGACCTCTACGACCGGTTCAACTGCTGGTATCTGGCTGCAGCGGGATACAATGCGGGAGAGGGAAAGATCTCCCGGGCCATAAGGCGTTACCGCACAGAGGACTTCTGGGAATTGACCAAATACAGGTACTTGAAAATGGAAACCAAGAACTTTGTCCCCAAGATGATCGCCGCCGGCCTTATTGCCAAAGAACCTGAGAAATATGGCTTCACCGACATAGAGTACGACGAACCTATCCGCTACGAAAAGGTAGAAATCCCCGACGCTACGGACCTGAGGGTAATTGCCCGCTGCTGTGGTGTAGATTATAAGACAATTCGTGCCCTAAACCCGGAGCTAAAGAGGTGGTGTACCCCCCCTGATTATCCTGGCTACCAGGTAAAGATACCCGCCGGAAAAAAAGAGGTCTTTTTAACAAACTTCTCTCAACTC contains:
- a CDS encoding LysM peptidoglycan-binding domain-containing protein codes for the protein MKGSLWLVCTLFFSLVACSPNFLKKEEPPPSTIAVPSPPLQSLEPSDQTEEDKPDERSYEPSLQIPPQEEAEVQEKPPLEIGEGEKEVTFDIPIVVNDRVEYFIEYFKTTHKKEFALWLKRSGKYIPMMKELLKENGLPEDLVYLAMIESGFNPKAYSRRRASGPWQFVYRTGKRYSLVVNWWIDERRNPEKSTIAAARYLKDLYDRFNCWYLAAAGYNAGEGKISRAIRRYRTEDFWELTKYRYLKMETKNFVPKMIAAGLIAKEPEKYGFTDIEYDEPIRYEKVEIPDATDLRVIARCCGVDYKTIRALNPELKRWCTPPDYPGYQVKIPAGKKEVFLTNFSQLKPLERITFRRHQVRMGETLSQIARRYRTGIRPVMQINHIRNPKHLRAGTYIIIPIPADKALSIKKKGRKKKVEVKRQAPEKGKASLEEILYVVKEGDTLWDIARMYNLYIEEIRCWNNIRGNLIRPKDKILLKIRKEEKG